One Alphaproteobacteria bacterium genomic window carries:
- a CDS encoding undecaprenyl/decaprenyl-phosphate alpha-N-acetylglucosaminyl 1-phosphate transferase: MLMSIVLVGAYLVNPSVYCALSWVSLIGAFGASFLGCLVVPFCGVYAYPEARSSHSYPTPLGGGLAILVGMTVGLLIFLTVANDVRILAIGIPHVNNLIELLILSAGICVMGWLDDCYSLSWKMRLVFQFCMASFFIYHNPVPFMENLYIPGLGLLETHNMRSILGVLWIVCSTNGFNFIDGLNGLSSGVMLILLFGILILLGDKSYVYSPILFILMGSIGGFYIFNFPQARVFMGDAGSQMLGFFISGLALLIPSSTGGEVPLLTVPLLLWPCINDVINTFIRRLVMRRRIQDSHRDYLFHILTKIGFSHIKVVLIYYFFMVHQIGAAWIMSFLPYTQHLFVFIPSIVLFIIYACIIMGAAQRRSICL, translated from the coding sequence ATGCTGATGAGCATCGTTCTTGTGGGTGCTTATCTTGTGAACCCTTCTGTCTATTGCGCTCTAAGTTGGGTGTCATTGATTGGTGCGTTTGGTGCTAGCTTCCTGGGCTGTCTTGTTGTTCCTTTCTGTGGCGTATATGCCTATCCTGAAGCGCGTTCATCCCATAGTTACCCCACTCCACTTGGTGGAGGCTTAGCTATCCTTGTTGGAATGACAGTAGGTCTTTTGATTTTTCTGACGGTTGCGAATGATGTGCGCATCTTGGCAATTGGCATTCCTCACGTGAATAACCTTATTGAACTTTTAATTTTAAGCGCAGGCATTTGCGTTATGGGATGGTTGGATGACTGTTACAGTTTAAGCTGGAAGATGCGTCTTGTTTTTCAGTTTTGCATGGCATCCTTTTTTATTTACCACAACCCTGTTCCGTTTATGGAAAATCTCTATATTCCCGGTTTGGGTCTTCTGGAAACACATAATATGCGCAGCATCCTTGGTGTTCTTTGGATTGTGTGTAGCACAAATGGCTTTAATTTTATCGACGGACTCAATGGTTTATCTTCGGGCGTTATGCTTATACTTTTATTTGGTATACTGATTCTGTTAGGGGATAAATCATACGTATACTCCCCTATATTATTTATTCTCATGGGGAGTATTGGAGGGTTTTACATATTCAACTTCCCCCAGGCCCGTGTGTTTATGGGAGATGCCGGTAGCCAAATGTTGGGGTTTTTCATCAGTGGATTAGCCCTGCTTATTCCCTCGTCGACCGGGGGAGAGGTTCCTCTCCTAACAGTTCCTTTGTTGTTGTGGCCATGCATTAATGATGTGATCAATACGTTTATACGTCGTCTTGTGATGCGTCGTCGTATTCAGGATTCTCACCGTGACTATCTTTTCCATATATTAACTAAGATAGGTTTTTCGCACATAAAAGTTGTGCTCATATATTATTTTTTCATGGTTCATCAAATTGGAGCCGCATGGATCATGTCCTTTTTGCCTTATACACAGCATTTATTTGTTTTCATTCCCAGTATTGTCCTCTTTATCATCTACGCTTGTATCATCATGGGTGCCGCCCAGCGACGGAGTATTTGTCTTTGA
- a CDS encoding phosphomannomutase/phosphoglucomutase, with amino-acid sequence MSHAFDTRILKPYDIRGIYGENLGEADAYAVGQCFGTILRDRGEARVCVGRDGRESSPTLEKNLIQGLVACGLDVLNVGLVPTPAVYFSEQHFAAGGAIMITASHNPADHNGFKMTLGQRSFYGDDIQRFAQLAKTGMFAVGAGTVTTMPIFDPYVQQLYEKYTSRYADVRPLTVVWDCGNGAAGDVVQALVAKLPGTHTVLNAVIDGTFPAHHPDPVRPENMVQLQEEVLARAADLGVAFDGDGDRIGIVDDKGRMFYGDQLLQLLAQEVLKNNPGALIVADVKASQMCFDSIEAAGGKARMCRTGHAFVKQMIKESGALLAGEMSGHMFFADDYYGFDDALYAALRCMGCVANLSTPLSHWYDGLPKIYNTPELSVACSYERKYEIVRRVAQYMKQGTARIIDIDGVRAVYPDGWWLLRASNTSDKIVARIEAKDDMTLQSLRKEVNQYINDQGIHEALT; translated from the coding sequence ATGAGTCATGCTTTTGATACACGCATTTTAAAGCCCTATGATATTCGTGGGATATACGGTGAGAATTTAGGTGAAGCGGATGCTTATGCTGTGGGGCAGTGTTTTGGAACAATCCTGCGTGATAGGGGAGAGGCCCGCGTCTGTGTGGGGCGTGATGGAAGAGAAAGTTCCCCAACCCTTGAGAAGAATCTGATTCAAGGCCTAGTGGCCTGCGGGCTTGATGTGCTTAATGTAGGTTTGGTTCCCACTCCGGCTGTATATTTTTCGGAACAGCATTTCGCAGCAGGGGGAGCAATTATGATTACTGCCTCCCATAATCCTGCTGATCACAATGGTTTTAAGATGACCTTGGGCCAACGCTCATTCTATGGTGACGATATTCAACGATTTGCACAATTAGCAAAAACAGGAATGTTTGCGGTTGGTGCGGGAACGGTCACGACTATGCCCATCTTTGACCCCTATGTGCAGCAATTGTATGAGAAATATACAAGCCGTTACGCTGATGTACGCCCCCTAACGGTCGTTTGGGATTGTGGTAATGGTGCTGCTGGTGACGTTGTGCAGGCCCTGGTTGCCAAGCTTCCTGGAACCCACACGGTGCTGAATGCGGTGATTGATGGCACGTTCCCAGCACATCACCCAGATCCTGTACGACCGGAAAACATGGTGCAGCTTCAAGAGGAGGTGCTTGCACGGGCGGCAGATTTGGGCGTAGCCTTTGATGGCGACGGTGATCGCATCGGTATTGTTGATGATAAGGGGCGCATGTTTTATGGGGATCAGTTGCTCCAGCTTCTCGCTCAAGAAGTGCTCAAAAATAACCCTGGAGCTCTTATTGTGGCGGATGTAAAAGCCAGTCAAATGTGTTTTGATTCCATTGAGGCAGCTGGGGGAAAGGCACGTATGTGTCGTACGGGTCATGCTTTTGTCAAACAAATGATCAAGGAAAGTGGGGCACTGCTCGCAGGTGAAATGAGTGGTCACATGTTTTTTGCGGATGATTATTATGGATTTGATGACGCTCTCTACGCGGCATTGCGCTGCATGGGGTGTGTCGCCAATCTTTCAACACCCCTTTCGCACTGGTATGATGGCCTTCCAAAAATATACAATACTCCGGAGCTTTCCGTTGCTTGTTCTTACGAACGGAAGTACGAAATTGTACGCAGGGTTGCTCAGTACATGAAACAGGGAACAGCCCGGATTATTGATATTGATGGTGTGCGCGCTGTATATCCCGATGGATGGTGGTTGTTGCGCGCTTCGAATACATCCGACAAAATTGTGGCTCGAATTGAGGCGAAAGATGATATGACGCTGCAGTCTTTGCGCAAAGAAGTGAATCAATATATAAACGATCAAGGCATTCACGAGGCGCTCACATAG
- the mutY gene encoding A/G-specific adenine glycosylase, with product MINNIFSHTLLRWYDAYKRTMPWRYGSPDPYHVWLSEIMLQQTTVSTVRSYFERFIDKWPTVQELAQATQDDVLHMWQGLGYYARARNLHACARIIVSQYGGVFPCTSHELTKLPGIGSYASAAIAAIAFGEPVAVVDGNIVRVMARVASIPGVFPKNRAAIVTAYEKRFDLRRPGDFAQALMDMSQMICTPRNPDCDRCPVSDQCASFVSETVTLYPQRALKKNVPRRICTALIVTDEQGRIFLQKRPARGLLGGLYEVPTIPRWDQAEKNTKDLHNSWVSSQEEVRSLVSPLTYGTGFGSVEHTFSHLRLTLHVVSVPKSLSPLTVSEGVWVFAEDIKNYALSRLMQKVLAKKNTPIP from the coding sequence ATGATAAACAACATATTTTCCCACACGTTATTGCGGTGGTATGACGCCTATAAGCGAACAATGCCCTGGCGCTATGGTTCTCCTGATCCTTATCACGTTTGGCTAAGCGAAATTATGTTGCAGCAAACAACGGTGTCGACTGTGCGATCGTACTTTGAGCGATTCATTGATAAGTGGCCGACAGTGCAAGAGTTAGCACAGGCGACTCAGGACGATGTGCTGCATATGTGGCAGGGCTTGGGATATTATGCGCGTGCGCGAAACTTACATGCATGTGCCCGCATTATTGTGTCTCAATACGGGGGCGTTTTCCCCTGTACATCTCATGAGCTAACGAAGCTCCCTGGAATCGGATCCTATGCTTCCGCAGCGATTGCAGCCATTGCCTTTGGTGAGCCTGTGGCGGTTGTTGATGGAAATATTGTCCGGGTGATGGCCCGAGTGGCCAGTATTCCTGGGGTTTTTCCTAAAAATCGTGCAGCTATTGTTACTGCTTACGAAAAGCGCTTTGATCTCAGGCGTCCAGGAGATTTTGCTCAAGCACTGATGGATATGTCCCAAATGATTTGTACCCCCCGCAACCCTGATTGTGACCGATGCCCTGTAAGTGATCAGTGCGCATCATTTGTATCAGAAACAGTGACGTTATATCCGCAACGCGCGTTAAAAAAAAATGTGCCACGACGCATCTGCACAGCTCTTATTGTGACGGATGAACAAGGGCGAATATTTTTACAAAAACGCCCAGCAAGGGGTCTTCTTGGGGGGCTGTATGAGGTCCCCACGATTCCCCGCTGGGATCAAGCAGAAAAAAACACAAAAGATCTCCATAATTCTTGGGTTTCCTCACAAGAAGAGGTCCGTTCTCTTGTGTCCCCTCTTACATATGGCACTGGCTTTGGCTCTGTAGAGCACACCTTTAGTCATTTGCGTCTTACTTTGCATGTGGTGAGTGTCCCTAAATCTCTTTCGCCGCTCACTGTAAGTGAGGGTGTATGGGTGTTTGCAGAGGACATTAAAAATTATGCTCTTTCACGGTTAATGCAAAAGGTCTTAGCCAAAAAGAATACACCAATACCGTAG
- a CDS encoding efflux RND transporter periplasmic adaptor subunit codes for MLQKYFLTISLVRDFPGVHNQTNLRAWVRRHLTVFGVCTGVIVWFASGAIRLGGPNETPIKPVRVKVHAMRAQVIHPIISLRGLTGENRKVSLRADIEGKVRDIIAKTGTRHEKGTKLIRLSLETRAQELAEAESLVLQCEIEYQAAVKLAKKKFRSKTDVARAKSALKTANTKREQARDRIKDMEIFAPFDCVFEESSVEVGASVRPGEILGVVLETNPIKVTAYATEKDLQAIHVGNSVRVGMRDGKKYPGSVTFIASAAEPTTRLFRVEVGVNNADNCVRIGTPVGVYIKGIPQKSYRLSPAHLSFSDAGELGVKILRADNRVYFQKITILSHTHRGAVVTGLPDEVRLITDGHEYAQTGSEVIPVEGE; via the coding sequence ATGCTTCAGAAATATTTTTTGACTATATCATTGGTGCGTGATTTTCCGGGCGTTCACAATCAGACGAATTTACGTGCATGGGTGCGGAGACATCTAACGGTTTTTGGGGTTTGCACGGGTGTCATTGTATGGTTTGCGTCTGGGGCGATACGTTTGGGAGGTCCGAATGAAACCCCTATAAAGCCTGTGCGCGTCAAGGTTCATGCGATGCGTGCTCAAGTGATACATCCTATCATTTCGTTGCGAGGCCTGACAGGTGAGAATCGGAAAGTTTCTCTTCGTGCAGATATAGAAGGTAAGGTACGTGATATTATAGCCAAAACAGGCACGCGACATGAGAAAGGAACAAAGCTGATTCGGCTTAGTCTTGAAACGCGCGCACAAGAGCTTGCGGAGGCAGAGTCACTAGTGCTGCAGTGTGAAATTGAATACCAGGCTGCAGTAAAGCTTGCGAAAAAAAAGTTTCGCTCTAAAACGGATGTTGCGCGAGCCAAATCAGCCCTTAAAACAGCCAATACCAAACGAGAACAAGCCCGGGATCGCATTAAAGATATGGAGATTTTTGCTCCTTTTGATTGCGTTTTTGAAGAAAGTTCTGTTGAAGTAGGGGCTTCCGTGCGGCCGGGAGAAATCCTGGGAGTTGTTCTTGAGACAAATCCTATTAAGGTGACGGCGTATGCGACGGAAAAGGACCTTCAGGCAATTCACGTGGGCAATTCTGTTCGCGTTGGAATGCGCGATGGAAAGAAATATCCAGGCAGTGTTACGTTTATTGCCAGTGCTGCAGAGCCAACAACCCGCCTATTTCGTGTAGAAGTTGGTGTTAATAATGCTGATAACTGTGTGCGTATTGGTACGCCCGTGGGGGTTTATATCAAAGGAATTCCTCAGAAATCCTATCGTCTATCTCCTGCCCATCTTTCTTTCAGTGATGCGGGTGAGCTTGGTGTCAAAATCTTACGGGCGGACAATCGGGTATATTTTCAAAAAATAACCATTTTGAGCCATACACATAGGGGAGCTGTTGTTACAGGTCTACCGGATGAAGTCCGTCTCATCACCGATGGTCATGAGTATGCCCAAACAGGAAGCGAAGTCATTCCGGTGGAGGGGGAATAA
- a CDS encoding RsmB/NOP family class I SAM-dependent RNA methyltransferase: MLNVRDILFHSCQIVAQRCQGRMPLDEVCRLYFIKNRHIGSKTRRASKENVYQVFRNFRRCMDIITAVSFHPGHSYEALLMHADIQQLLCFVVCTCTGADRTQLFCDMYPDNAYKDHCSKICTAYSDIIHGQKGGYPGCNVPFWIEDKLANHPLGQEVMRSFEAPSSQTVRVNTLISSVERVMKEMERCGVVAKPSHEVATAIHVVRGNFTQSPGYLRGHFEVQDLSSQILCALINPTPDDYGLDFCAGAGGKTLALGALQKNKGKIVASDIDRKRLMRGRQRAQRAGAKNIYFADQHELSSNTTFTNFDWVLVDAPCSGSGTWHRNPDMRWFITVEDLQKYQICQREVLAAGASRVRRGGLLVYATCSLFEAENTQNVEWFLDTHPEFRCVDVRLRHLLPGPWQTYSDRYLRLLPLQQGRDGFFASVMRRI, from the coding sequence ATGTTGAACGTTAGGGATATTCTTTTCCATTCCTGTCAGATTGTGGCACAACGCTGCCAGGGGCGTATGCCCTTGGACGAAGTATGCCGTTTGTATTTCATTAAGAACCGTCACATAGGATCAAAAACACGCCGCGCGAGTAAGGAGAATGTTTATCAAGTTTTTCGGAATTTTCGCCGCTGCATGGACATTATCACAGCTGTGTCATTCCATCCGGGCCATTCCTATGAGGCTCTTTTGATGCATGCAGATATCCAGCAACTCCTTTGTTTTGTTGTTTGTACCTGTACGGGTGCAGATCGTACGCAGCTGTTTTGTGACATGTATCCTGATAATGCATATAAAGATCACTGCTCAAAAATATGCACCGCTTATAGTGATATCATCCACGGGCAAAAGGGCGGATACCCCGGGTGCAACGTTCCCTTCTGGATTGAGGATAAGCTAGCTAATCATCCCCTAGGTCAAGAGGTGATGCGTAGTTTTGAGGCGCCTTCCTCGCAAACAGTGCGGGTGAACACACTGATCTCATCGGTTGAAAGAGTTATGAAAGAAATGGAGCGCTGTGGTGTTGTCGCTAAACCGTCCCATGAGGTAGCAACGGCTATTCATGTGGTTCGAGGGAACTTTACTCAAAGTCCAGGATATCTGAGAGGACACTTTGAAGTCCAGGATTTATCATCGCAAATCCTGTGTGCGCTTATTAACCCTACACCAGATGATTATGGTTTGGATTTTTGTGCGGGGGCAGGGGGGAAAACTCTTGCTCTAGGAGCTCTTCAGAAGAATAAGGGTAAAATTGTTGCCTCGGATATTGATCGCAAACGCCTCATGCGAGGGCGTCAGCGTGCCCAGCGTGCCGGAGCAAAAAATATATACTTTGCGGATCAGCACGAACTTTCGTCCAATACAACATTTACGAATTTTGACTGGGTATTAGTTGATGCACCGTGCTCAGGTTCGGGAACCTGGCATAGAAACCCTGATATGCGCTGGTTTATCACTGTTGAAGATCTTCAGAAATACCAAATTTGTCAGCGCGAAGTACTGGCCGCTGGGGCATCACGGGTTCGGCGGGGTGGCCTTTTAGTTTATGCAACCTGCTCGTTGTTTGAAGCTGAAAACACCCAGAACGTGGAGTGGTTTCTTGACACACACCCTGAATTTAGGTGTGTTGACGTACGGTTACGTCACCTTCTGCCAGGTCCATGGCAAACATATTCAGATAGGTACTTGCGGTTGCTTCCCCTACAGCAAGGGCGTGATGGTTTTTTTGCGAGTGTGATGAGGCGCATTTAA
- a CDS encoding DUF721 domain-containing protein, whose amino-acid sequence MSKSLAQLVPKIARSSLKGSDSKQVLIWQNWDHILGPFAGKVTPHTITKTPGGTLIVHADSNTALHIQYHEPQILERITALAGADQIVRIKVIKTFMAPVSASAVPKATKTAPRAKTLEDALASLEKHLVIKK is encoded by the coding sequence GTGAGCAAATCTCTCGCACAACTTGTGCCCAAAATTGCACGATCATCCCTTAAAGGAAGTGACTCTAAGCAAGTCCTGATATGGCAAAATTGGGATCATATCTTAGGTCCATTTGCGGGAAAAGTGACACCACACACCATCACTAAAACGCCTGGGGGCACTCTTATCGTGCATGCTGATAGCAACACCGCTCTCCATATTCAGTATCACGAACCGCAAATTCTTGAGCGCATCACAGCTCTTGCCGGTGCTGATCAAATCGTGCGCATCAAGGTCATCAAAACGTTTATGGCTCCCGTTAGTGCCTCTGCCGTCCCGAAAGCCACAAAAACTGCCCCGCGCGCTAAAACTCTTGAGGATGCCTTAGCAAGCTTGGAGAAACATCTCGTGATAAAAAAATAG
- a CDS encoding RlmE family RNA methyltransferase — MSKGIRNSHVQLKHARRFKPSSQKWLQRQLDDVFVKKAKVDGYRSRAAYKLLEIQEKYKLFSSRSVVVDLGAAPGGWTQVLVSLVNPKKGSIVALDILPMDGFPGVTVLEGDFTTDETLGNLENVLAAQNLLHKGIDVVLSDMATPTMGHRQTDHMRIMGLAELALDFALKILRPGGHFAAKFFMGAGDGDFIALLKSHFRHVSCMKPQASRKESSELYVIARDRKEHVER, encoded by the coding sequence GTGAGTAAGGGGATACGCAATTCACATGTCCAGCTTAAGCATGCGAGACGATTCAAGCCATCATCCCAAAAATGGTTGCAGCGCCAGCTGGACGATGTTTTTGTGAAAAAAGCAAAAGTAGATGGTTATCGCTCCCGTGCGGCTTACAAACTCCTGGAAATTCAAGAGAAATATAAACTTTTTTCGTCACGTTCCGTTGTCGTGGATTTGGGCGCAGCCCCTGGTGGATGGACACAGGTCTTAGTGTCTTTGGTTAATCCTAAAAAAGGATCCATTGTGGCATTGGACATCTTACCGATGGACGGCTTTCCTGGGGTGACGGTCCTAGAGGGTGATTTTACAACAGATGAAACCTTGGGCAATCTTGAGAATGTATTGGCGGCGCAGAATCTTTTGCATAAGGGTATTGATGTTGTTCTCAGTGATATGGCTACGCCTACGATGGGGCACAGGCAGACCGATCATATGCGCATCATGGGTCTTGCTGAATTAGCCTTGGATTTTGCTCTTAAAATTCTGCGTCCTGGGGGTCACTTTGCAGCAAAGTTTTTTATGGGTGCGGGTGATGGAGATTTTATTGCCTTGCTAAAATCTCACTTTCGTCATGTGAGCTGCATGAAACCACAAGCCAGTCGCAAAGAGTCATCAGAGTTGTATGTCATTGCCCGTGATCGTAAAGAGCATGTTGAACGTTAG
- a CDS encoding UDP-glucose/GDP-mannose dehydrogenase family protein has product MNIAVVGTGYVGLVSGACFAEFGFHVTCLDKNTEKIADLNKGIIPIYEPGLDTMVTENMRCGRLSFVTDVKTAVRSAQVVLIAVGTPTRRGDGHADLSYLFQAIEEIVPLVGPKTLLVTKSTVPVGTGQNIRRFIDARFPNADVEIASNPEFLREGAAITDFMHPDRVVVGVESTHGETLLRQLYRPLFLNETPIVVTTLESSEMIKYAANAFLATKISFINQIANLCEHTDADVQVVSHGIGLDKRIGRYFLHAGPGYGGSCFPKDTLALLQTAKDRGVEMSIVETVARANTERKTMMAQRVIDACGEGAKGKKIGVLGVTFKPNTDDMRDSPSLVIIPALLNQGAEVAVSDPKGRKEGQALLPGVTWCSNPYDVAVDADVVVILTEWNEFRALDMKRFVGLMRSPTIVDLRNVYSLAEMEAAGAHYISIGRKAFRKTPA; this is encoded by the coding sequence ATGAATATTGCGGTCGTTGGCACAGGGTATGTGGGACTGGTTTCAGGTGCCTGTTTTGCTGAATTTGGATTTCACGTTACGTGTCTTGATAAAAATACAGAAAAAATTGCTGACTTGAATAAGGGAATTATTCCTATTTACGAGCCAGGTCTTGACACTATGGTCACAGAAAATATGCGATGTGGGAGACTTTCCTTTGTAACAGATGTGAAGACAGCTGTGCGTTCGGCTCAGGTGGTGCTGATTGCTGTGGGCACGCCCACGCGTCGCGGCGATGGTCACGCAGACTTAAGCTATCTCTTTCAGGCCATTGAAGAAATTGTCCCTTTAGTGGGTCCTAAGACCCTGCTTGTGACCAAATCCACGGTACCGGTGGGAACAGGACAGAACATTCGAAGGTTTATTGATGCGCGTTTCCCCAACGCAGATGTTGAGATTGCTTCAAATCCAGAGTTTCTGCGTGAAGGTGCTGCAATTACTGATTTTATGCACCCTGATCGCGTTGTTGTGGGCGTTGAGTCAACCCATGGAGAAACGCTGTTGCGCCAGTTGTATCGACCGTTGTTTTTGAATGAGACACCCATCGTGGTGACAACACTTGAGTCATCAGAAATGATTAAGTATGCTGCTAATGCATTTCTAGCCACGAAAATTAGCTTTATTAATCAGATTGCAAACCTTTGTGAACACACAGACGCTGATGTGCAGGTTGTCTCACACGGGATTGGTCTTGATAAGCGTATTGGCCGGTATTTTTTGCATGCGGGCCCTGGTTATGGGGGGTCGTGTTTTCCTAAAGATACTCTTGCTTTGCTACAGACAGCCAAAGACAGAGGGGTGGAAATGTCCATTGTAGAGACCGTTGCGCGCGCTAACACTGAACGAAAAACCATGATGGCTCAGCGCGTGATAGATGCTTGTGGCGAGGGTGCAAAGGGTAAAAAAATTGGCGTTCTTGGGGTGACGTTTAAACCAAACACCGATGATATGCGGGATAGCCCGAGCTTGGTTATTATTCCGGCTCTTCTCAATCAAGGAGCAGAGGTAGCTGTTTCTGATCCAAAAGGACGTAAAGAAGGCCAGGCACTTTTGCCTGGTGTTACTTGGTGTTCCAACCCCTATGATGTGGCTGTAGACGCAGATGTCGTTGTCATTCTTACGGAGTGGAATGAGTTTCGTGCCCTCGATATGAAGCGCTTTGTTGGCTTGATGCGTTCTCCCACCATTGTTGACTTGCGTAATGTTTATTCGCTGGCAGAAATGGAAGCAGCAGGTGCACACTATATTTCCATTGGGCGTAAAGCCTTCAGAAAGACCCCTGCATGA